In the genome of Epinephelus moara isolate mb chromosome 14, YSFRI_EMoa_1.0, whole genome shotgun sequence, the window ATGAGATGGTCGTTTCAGAAGCAAGATGACCATGATCAATGCCCTGATAGGGGTTAAGGTCTCCCAGGGGGATCTTTGAGGCGTCTCGATCAAAGCATGGAAGAGGAATGAAAGGACAACAGTTGCTTTGAGCTCCTTCCACTTATTTGAGCCCATACACCCTGTAAAGGAGACTGATATTGGCCTTGTGTAATTGGGATCTCATTCAGATGTTGTAAGGAGGATTCATTGGTGCCACATGAACTTCacctttaaaggaaaacttaacaaccccaaatgatcatttgtaaatcaattaccCACCCTACATTAAATTGAATTAGTGCAGAAAACTTATGGCATGCCTTTGaggaacgaagaatccaaaagcgGAGAAAATTCCTGTTGAATTGAGGTAaaaggggtccacgtttaactgcagcataacaaaacatctgtttacaaactcttgtACAACTCACtgagtataatccaagtctcatttatccaattGTAGCTCAGTTctttccaaacagacagccccTTTTGTtagggaactgaactaaaagggaaatttgtctatgctgtcttcaaagccagaccttactgacaaaaacagttatttgaccgtgctgaaaacaggagctgctggtctaccactgcctgaACTCATTCAgccaactgaataaatgagacttagattatactgcgtgagttttggattttttattcgCCAAAGGCATGCATGGAAAGCATTTCTCCACAAATTTAagataacacagggtgagtaattgatatacaaatgatcatttgtgggggaaatattcctttaacGCTCTGCTCTTTACTCTGACAGTCATATTTAATCTTTAGTTTCAGTAAGTGCCCAAGCAACTTTACTTGTACACACatctgaaacactgaaaactgTTTACAACTGCTCACTCCAATGATTTCCATCCTAATGCGGCAGTGTTTTTACGAGTGGTAATGATGTGTCAGTATGCACTGTGAAACCAAGCTGCAACAACAGCTCTAAACTAAATCAGCTCTGACATACCTCAAAAATGCCTCCAGGCTTCTTGTGGCAGCCATGAAATTCATGAATTCATAGTCGTTTGTCCATTTACAGTCACAAATAAGTATCTCTCTGTCTGACAGCTCCTCTGGTTGTAGCCAGTGCCAGATGTGTCCCGGAGGAACAGAAGCTCTACAGACCGCCGCTAAAGGCTGCACACAGTGTCGGCCAGGTAATCCACATCATGCAAACGTAATACGTAATGTTTATGAGTGCTGCAGCTCATAATAGAGAAGGGGAAGCATGAATATCCATCCAGGTGATATCTGGGTTTGAACAGGTATGCACAAGGCTCCCCATCAGACTACGTGTCAGATCTGTGGCAGTGGTTACTTCCAAATCCGCTGGGGCCAGGAGAGCTGTGATGTATGCCCAGAGAATCACTACTGCCCTGTGAGTCCTGCACCCTTCACGCTCTGAccagcaacagaaaattaatctttATGTGTTCGATAAATATGTTTGGTGACATGTTGTTCTCTCAGAGTCCAGACGTGAACCCCATTCAGTGTCCCGGCGATGCGTTTTGTCCAGAGGGCAGCCTATCTCCAAGCTACTGCATGGAGACTTTCTTCCGCAAAGACGGGGACACTTGTGAACTGGCTCCGGTCACTATTGCTCTTTTAGTTATTGGAGGAGGGGGTAAGTCACAACTACCTCTCCACTATGTTTTCTTGATGTTTCAgagcttcttcttcttgcaTTTCTTTTCACTGTGTGACAGGCACTGGACTCACAGCTATGCTTTTCAAACTGATTACCTCTTAAGTTGACAAGCTTCAAGCTGCAATGTCATACATTAATATAATCTGATTACACACAGAACAGTTTCTTTAAGTACTATAAGCTAGTGTTTGATATAGTGATGGTACATAGCTCCCGTTGGATAACATTAGACACGCCCGTTTCCTGTTGCTTGAAGGGTCAGAGCTTGTTTTTTCCATTTGTAAAAGGAAATGAGCAAAGATGAGACAAACTAAACGTGCAGTCGAACTTCAGAAAACGCTGTGCTACTTTCCACTTTTTACTACGCAATGATTAATTAAAAAGGACTATAAAACACGATCACTTTTCTGTACAGACTGAATTGTTTTCCCACAACCATATACTGTGtataactgaatatttttaatgCCTCCAGGGCAGCAATATTATGTTTTCGAGTTGTCCGTCCGTCTATCTGTCCCATtctcttcaaatttagcacaaacatccacctggaaTCAAGGACGAACTGATTAGAGTTTGTGTCAGAGGtcacatgtttttggccataactcaagaatttatttgctaattatgacaaaatgtcacacaaatgtcaaatgaagtgacaacattttatatccacaaggtcaaaggtcagctttacCATGatgtcataatgttctgcaacaCTTTTCTGACCTTTTCAGCATCATAACTGGGGAACAGAAGctgagacatttggtcagatactaaattggtgacactaatctttggtgTCCATTTTGAAATTGTGTTGATTGTATAAATCTCTGTGCTGCTGGACTGAAGTCTTTGCtacaacatccatatttgaaacattgtcaaGTGTCATGGCTACGTACTGTTTACATGCCTCAGTAAATCATCAGCAGCTTGGCTTCAACTAGTGCAGAATGCTGCAGCTTGTATTTTAACTGGGACAAATCGTAGGTTACATATCACCCCAAGTCTCGCCGCCCTCCGTTGGTTGCCACTTtacttcagaattgattttttGATTCTTTCAATAACTTTTAAAGCTCAACATGCTTTAGCCCTCGGTTATATAGCTGAGCTTCTGACCACCTATGCTCCAAGTCGTGACCTGAGATCTTCAAGCCTACCCTCACTAGTTGTTCCTAGATTGAGGTTGGTAACTAAAGGTGACCAGGCCTTTGCCATCAAGGCCTGAGGAGATTAGATAAGAACATTACCTGTTTTGAAATCACTGcttcaaacatgttttgataGGAAAGCTTTTAATGCCTGATTTGtacattttgacttttgtgttttatttccttttgttctatttttgcctctgtacatactttttttctcagctcttaacatttttaaatattatgttattattgttgttttattttcatgcactttgtgaggcactttgtaaccttgtttagAGAAGTGgccattttatttctttattgtaattttattagTCTGTATTTAAATGGACAAAATGGATTTCTTACTGCAGATTTTCTATATTAAGTAAGCATTGTCCTGGAAACGTAGTCTATGCGTTTTCTTTTTGCACACTGAAAATAGATTGTCCTCTCACACTGAGACCACttcatgcacaaacaggacataCTGTCATTAAATAAGATGCTCACATTATAaaacactgtttgtgtgtttggaaatAAGCCCTACTGTAGATGGACATTTCCTGTAACattctctgcctttcctcagtgGCCCTACTCTTCATCATTTTAATGGTCCTACGTCGACGGAGAGACACTGATGGAGAGCTGACCATAGCCCGAGCTCCATTACTACGCAAAGAGCGACCTCAGGGTCGATACTACGGGATCCCCTGTGATGCAGAACCTGTATATGCTGGCTGGTGAACCAAAGGACCTCAGCTCAGCTTTCCTAAGTGCTTGGTTGGACAAAACCCACTGAAGTCTTTTCTGACTGAAGTCTTTTTCTGATGGTGAAACACTGGAATGCTGCCTTAAGAATACTTTTGACAACCCACCAGCTTTTTTATGTGGTACATTTGAATATATTATTGAGAAGCAGAAGTTTGTGAATTCCTGTAGTTTGGCACTGTTACAGTCGTTTCATTCAGAGACAAACACGCTCCTTTTGTAAACGAGATTATTGGATTATGAGAGGTATGCTGGAACGGTGAAAACGAGATGTGTGCCTTGACTTGGTGGGAACCTCTCCGTCTTATGAAAAGCACTTTTTTTACAGAGGTAATTGATTTACTTTGCACTTATGTGTTGGTAGACTTAACTCATGTAGTGACATAGTCAACTGTGGTTGGTgccttgtgttttttaatgcatCTCATTACAGCACATTGTGTTGTCTGTAGTTTCACTGATACATTTGCTCAATGTTTTTCATCTGCTTTTTTAAggttatatttgtatgtttaaaaggaaaataaagatgATTAACTTGAACCTGATTTTTAGCCCTTTGTACTGTGAATTATATTGcaaacttaaagggacatttcaccccaaaatcaaaaatacatatatttcctcttacctgtagtgctatttatcagtctagattgctttggtgtgagttgcagagtgttggagatatcgactttagagatgtctgccttctcttgaatataatggatctagatggcacttggcttgtggtgctcgaagtgccaaaaaatatatatttgaataaTTCAACAGTaaagtctctttccagaagtcatgatgcggttacttaagataatccacagaccttgctttCTTTCTTCAAACTACGCCCACCAACCATATTACTGCACaaaagtgtgcatctactcatggacgagagacttgtgcttgtgacagcacgaGATGTGAACATTATtggcatcctcctcagctgagctgtagcGTTAGCTAGCCCAGTGGTGCcagatgagctagcagtagatgcacgcttccttcagCGTGGTGATTCGGCTGGCGGgcgtagtttggtagaaagaaaatagttcctacatgaaactgctcacaacaaggtctgtggattatcttcagtaactgggtcatgatttctggaaagagacattgctgttaagttcttcaaatgtatttttttggcactttgacgACAAgcaaagtgccatctagtttcataatatttgagagaaggcagacatcttatACAGAGGGTATCCCCAGCACTCAgcaacttacaccaaaacaatctagataaaAAGCACGACAGGTAAaagggaaaaatatgtatttttgatcctggggtgaactgtccctttaaattaaaatagtttttaaaaatgcatgtgacaaaaatattaacatttaaagtttttcttttttgtcatttattcttGGAAGCCAGGTTATTACTGTCCAATTAAAATGTATGCCACGATTGAGTTAATTTACCCCACCCTGTGTGACAGAGGGCAACCATGGATAATATATCCAGCAGGTGTACACCTTTTCTGGCAATCATCAAAAATTGCTGCCAATATTTTAAGTCCAAGTTGCCCCATAATGTTCCACACGGCTTGACATATTTGACCTCTTAAAAGCCTCACAggtcttttctcttctttttggTTTTATGATCTCATTACAAGTATTCTTTAAAGGCCATATAAGGGCATGTGTCTGAAACACATGGACATCACACAATGTTACATAGCCTCTGTAGTTTTTTTCAGTAAAGACATAGATGACACTATAGGCCTTTattacagcagacattttgacatgtcatagcaggaaaatcacacaataacataaacaactgtGTTTAACTTCCAGATCCAGGGCCACTGAACTGTACTCTCAAAGGGAATAGGGTCATTGGTAATGTCATTAGCTGCACCTGTGcatttcctgctatgacaagtgAGAAGCATGTTTTCAGTAATTACTGCGAGGTTTACCAGACTGAAGAAAGAAGAGAAGTCCCTGGAACACCACTGTGGTTTGGTCACACAGCACTGAACAATTCTTTCCACATTATATAAACATCCAACAGGAGACTGTGACAAACAGCAGATCTCTGGATcagataaacatgtttacagagtGTGACAGCCGTGGAGTACAAAGACAGATATAACTGAGAGCTGCATACAAGGCTATGAGTTAGagtcataacacacacagagagttgATGCTGGAGTACAAACTTTCTAGATGCAGAAATGCACCTCTACAATGATTTTTGGGTTGTCTGCTAATCTATTTGTAATCAAGATTTTAATAGAAATGCCAGACAGCAGTGGTAAAAGAGCGACTTAGATCATTTAGTAAAAATAGCAGTGTTACAATGTagaaataatctaaaaaatTCCTGTATTCAAGTAGACACAGTAAGTATTCAAAGCAAAATACTTAAACTTAGCTCTtttaagctttttaaaaaatattacctCAATGgctgtgaaataaatgtaatgaggtaaaattacagtatttgcctctgaaatTTGGTTGATTGGAAATATACAGTAGcaaaaaggaataaataaataaatttcagtaatttttcattttaagcttTTAACATACAAAGTGAGCAGAAACAGTGTAAACAGAATCATACGATGAAGcattgagaaaataaaactaaaaacagtACTGAACAGAAAAAgatgacaacagcaaaacaaatttaacaaaaaaataaataaagtagaaATAAAGATATAACTGACTTGTGGTAAAAGATTCATTGAAAGGTTTTGAAGATAGTATATACATTATCATTTTGatagcttttttttgttttgtgaggaAGAAATGGTTGACAAATATTGTTCCATTTCCCTCATAAATAGCttcggcttttttttttggcttgtttataaatttacagtaatatCTAATATTATCTATTAGCCTATTAGTAATATCTTATCTATTTTCCCAGTATATGTAAAATGACAAGACCAAAATATATGTGAGCAACTTTCAGGATGTAATTCACAAAAACagccatttatatctatgtCACTCTTTAACTTCTTTAAAGAAATGATTCACTGGACAGAATCTATGGATCAATTTAAATGACAATGTTAGGAGAAACTTTTGGACCGAACTTTCATGCAGttaatatcattaaaaaaatgactcgACAAAATGTTGCTGCAGAAATAGAGACTATGTTGTCCTGAAACAAAACCCTTCTTGTGAAGTTCATTCCTCTGtcaaaggtaaaaaaacaaaacaaaaacaattgctAGGTGGCGGTAATCCACTGTGTCATTGGATGCGCTAATACTGAAGTTTGTCCAGGCAGGACTCCGTACTTACGCCAGCATTCAGGAGGAAACATGGCGGCCGCCCTGGCAAGGAGGATGTCTGGTGTGTACTTACAACTTGACattcatactttttcttttcgCTCTCCTCAGTTCGTCAGTGTTTAGTATTTTATCCATGTTTTAATGCACTGGATTTTTAGAGTAGTTGTATTTCCGTGTTGTTTGCTAGCACAGATAATACGTCATGTTGCTacgttagctagttagcatcAGTGCTACGTTTCCTTCCCTGTGACTTCTCTCatgtgttgtcatgttgtcCTTGTGTCTGACAGGGCTGCTGAGGCCgctgtctgcctctctgtgcgCCAAGACACCACAGGTCTGCCAGCTCTCCACCCTCATCCAGACTCCACCTCTCTACGGGTCTGCTGCAGCCGCTGTCTGCGCTCCTCTGCGGGCTGCGGTGTGTCAGACACCCCGGTACAACATCCTACAACGGTAAAGGACATGGGGGACACCCCTGTTGATACTAATGTGAAGTGGATATTATCAATAGCTACTGTAACCACTTTATAGTTAGCTTAATATCCACACGTATGTTTCTCTTTTAAATTCTATTCTGTATATCGTGCCAGGCAAGAGGaattacattatatttacaCTATACACTAAAGTATGTGAAAGGGGAGCACCACCTATATTAAAAAtccagtatgttatttccatggccattgaaagttcaatcaatatttgtaaaCATGAGCTATTCTCtttcaaagccagacaccaGAGAATTAAGTcttaaacttgtgatgtcatagggtataaagtctggagatACTCCATAGACAGTGACTGGGAGACTAATTTTGTAGacacacagaatgtttgttttctttttttatagcCTAATGAGCTGTATATTACTGTAGTGTTTTCGGTtctgaaatagaaaatgtacccatactCATTACTCAGAACATttccctgggtgctctcagtgtcatctataacatccGTCACCATTAATTGtctatgaagcagctccagacttaatactccatgacatcacagatttgagttttagccttctagcttttggatttgggagagagttgttcatttCTACTAAAATGTTTGGACTGTCCTAGACCATAGGAGTAACATGTATGCGTTTGTTTTGTatgagttcccctttaacacccttgtctgtgtctgttttgtatTGGTTTGAGTGGGACCCCTTTGTTCTGTTGAAGGAAAATCTCAGTACTGCactgttatatatatattttttttatatatatatatttttttttaaatataaataaaagaaaaatcagagTTGGAATTAGTGGTGCAACTTGAAAACTGGCTTATtggaatgataaaaaaaagtaagcTAACCACAGACAATATCTCAGAGACAGATATATCAAAACCCgagcaaataaaattaaactatGCATAGCTAGTGATACTTGtttgtgttaaaggaatacttcacaccCCCAAATAACCATTTGTATAGCAATTACTTACCCTgtattatgttgaatttgtgaagaaaactttttctcacatgcctccagaGTGAACAAAGAAaccaaaaactaaaacaaaaaatcttCATAGGGGTTCAAGTTTAACTTCAGAAtaacaaaacatccatttacaaattctcacacaacaTGTGCAATATAAGTAAGTATCATTTATCCAGTTACgtgctcagcacttcccaaatGGACAaccctttccaacagggaactgaactaaaaataaactttatttatgctctcatcaaagccagactccattgccAAGAATTCAGAATTCAGAAggtgctggtctaccactgcctctatCAGGTACTTTGTGTTAATGTGACTttaatgactttggtgttttaatggGTTACTTTTGATTCACACAAAATATCACCAACTAACTGATGagggcagcagtagaccagtaGCCCCCTGTGTTTGGCAAGGTAACATTATTGTTCTgacaatggagtctggctttgaagagagcataaatACGTCTCACTTTccgttcagttccctgttggagaGGGCAATCAGTTTTGGAAGTACCAGTTCCACTGGATAAGTGAGACTTAAATTGTACTGCACGTATTTTgttagagtttgtaaactgatgttttacCGTTGCTGTCAATAGGCAAGTTTTTTCACAAATTGAACGTAACATAGGGTGAGTAATCGATATACAAATGATCCTTTagagggtgaagtattccttcaagCAATAAAATGTCGTTTTGTAATTTGAGTATATTGAACCTTTGTCTCTGGGTTTTTCAGGGTATCGGCTCTTATTCCCAGTTTGACCCAACAACCAAGCAGGAGCCTTACGTATATCAGTCTGAAGAAGGGGAAGAGGAAGAGTGTGAAATCTGCGACAGAGAGGTTCATGAGGCTGCATTGCGGCCTCTGGATCAGACGCAAGGTACGAGTCTTTTACTGTAAAACTGCCAAAATCActgatttaaacacacacagggttgCCAATCTGAGTTCTTGTTTTCGGGTGTGAACAGGCTGGCTACAAGAAGAAACTGTGGAAAAAGAAACCTGCCAGACGAAAGCGCCTGAGGGAGCACGTATTCTGTAACAAAACACAGAGCATGCTTTTGGATAAAATGACAACCTCTTTTTGGAAAAGGAGGAACTGGTATGTTAATGATCCTTACCTGAAATACCACAATCGGGTCAACCTCAAACTGTAATCTGCCGATTCATGTAGTGACATCTTCATAATGTTATAATGTTGTATATGTAATAAAATCATATATCTTAGTTGAACATGTGCTTTAAATTTTTCTTTTAAGATAGCAAGACAAAAAAGATCAACACACAAAGTTTTGCTTCATATTTAATGGCTGTAAATCGatttaaacagaaatatttaaCCTAGTAGAACGATAAATTGACAGCCATGGACCATCATGTCATCATTTCActgctttttgctttttgttcaGGTTGAAATTTAAGTAATTTGACATTCTGGCCTGCCAGAACAAAATTTCTTAGGATAATTTAAGTGGTTTTTAGTCATGAATAAAGTCAAAGTGGTTAATTTATCGGTAAATAAgacattatttatatatatgtaaagcCAACATAGATAACATTTCATATTCTTTctacaaagcaacaaaaaatgacaacataatTCATCGTTTACCAGCAAGGCATCCGAACAAAATCATTCAAGAAATCCAATTTTCATACAAATCATAACAAACATCATGCAATGATGAGTTCATCAGTCTACGCACAAGTATACAAATCTGCTACTTAGCAacatggtttttttttctccattttactTTGCATGAATTTTAACAGAAGGAAATCACCTCCAGCACTAACACTGATACTACTAACGCTGAACACACATACTCTGatttttcctgtttctttttttctcaccaTTTATCCAGTAAAAGGACATTTCATGTGCATAACAAGTGTATCTACAACATCAGAGTGATGGACGTGTAAACAGAACAGTTGTACCTGAGAAGCTTTTGTTTCAAACTTCAGACCACCCTAAATGATACAGATACAATGATGGAAATTATAAGTCTACAGCAGGAGTCCAcccgtcaacaaccaacacagtGATACTTTGTGTAAAATGTCGCTATGATTCAGGCTCAGTGAATTAAGTACAGGATGGAAACATACAGTGTATCACCATGCAATATTAACTTAGATTTAAGTTTGTAAACCTGCAAACCGACAAACTCCCTCTAATGAATTCCTAAAAAAAAGTAGAAGGTAAGATCGTTGGGTTTAGTGTTGCTCAGTTAACAGCAGAGCACTACACAGTGATTTCAAACATGGAAAAAGAACCATGTTTAGATACAGTAAGTATTTATTCATGTTATAGTCTATCTCTGCTACAGCTGAAAAGTaacatacaccgatcagccgcaacattaaaaccactgacaggtgaagtgaataacattgattatcTTGTCACGGTGCAATGTTCTGCttggaaaccttgggtcctgacATTCAAGCGGATGCAACTTGACATATACcgaaacaccagtgcagaccaagTGTACCCTGTCAAGGAAACTTTACCCCCCCAATGGCAgtgccccccagcaggacagtgtgtcatgccacactgcaaacattgctcaggaatgacccgagggatgtgacaaagagctcaaggcatcaacctagctttcaaattccccagatcccagtcTGATCGATCATCTGTGGGATATGCCGGTACCCCACCTGGCAACCAACAGGACTCAAGGGATCAGACCATGTCTCGACTGGTCAGAGGTCCCACAGTGGATCAGACTTGGTTCTGACCTATCGAGGCATGGACATAGGACCTCTGGAGCACTGGCATGTCCCTTGAGTGCTCGATCAGGTCGGGATCTGGGGAATCTGAAGGCTAGGTCGACGCCtcgagctctttgtcacattccttgagCACTGCCATCTGCGTTTGGCATTGCCATGTGGGAGTATACTTcatctgcaacggtgtttgggtGAGTTGTGAATGTCAAGTTGCATCCACATGAACGCCAGGACTCAGTTTCCCAGCACAACATTGCATGAGATGATAACTgctattcacttcacctgtcagtggttttaatgttgtgccTGATCGGCCTCAAATTGCCAAATAAATTGTcaattaaatgacaaaacatgCTCACAAACTGAACAGTAGATTGTCAAAAACAGTCTGCTCCATTGAGGAAAACTCTTGCAGTAGTGatttcatttttctgtgttgCGAAAGCTATGACTTGTCACACAAGTAATTATTTCTTTACCACAGAAGAACAGAGCAATAACAATAAAGTTATTATAGTTGATAATATTCAGCTACTAATTTAATCTGATTTTTGGCCATTTCAGAGTACTGAGGGCAGTAATTTAATATTCTAAACATAGTGCAAAATGATTGTTTAATGAGAACATAGTTGTGTAATAAATTCTTATGTGTGGAGACATTTTAGATTTCTGCTATGTCTTTCTTTAAGGCTTTAATAGAGAGGTAAATAACAGAATATTGTCTGCCACTGCTGTCTGACTCTTCATGATCACAAAAGGTAGGTTGTCTCATCTAAGAATATGTTTTTAGGTGATTTCTGAATACCTTAATGTGATAATCAGTGCAGATTCAGCTACTCACAGATATTTCTCCAGAGGAGATTAAATGGGGGTAAAAACAGCAACGCCTTTTCTTTTGATCCTTGGCTTTTCACACATTCTctaacagtgacagtgacagtacaTTCTGTTGAATAACAGTGGACTAATGACTGGGAAGACACGCATGCGATTGCCTACCCCAACCTGATacataaaaacaatcaaatcagaatgatgaagaacacacaaactgtacataaatacatattcaATAACCCACTAACTCAAAGTGTCTATCAGCATGGAgcccattcattcatttgtacTATCTCAGTGTCACAAACctcactgtttttaaatcatgagCCATGAgatactgtgtatatatagagggGTCATCATAGGTCACTTTGGTAATACCTTATTCCAAAGCAAGGCTGCTTCAGTCATGTAGCTTTTGgccattcagtgttttcacttctTGCAGCAAAGGCAGCTGGAGGAGTCTTTAGGACAGTTTCACATGGCTTCATTGTTTGAAGAAAGAGCACTCCTGGATCTTGTGAGAGGCCTTAAGACTTTAAGAGGAGGCTAGAAGGGAGGACAGATGAGGATAAAAGCAAAAAGGGACATGGAGTTTAGTCAGCTAATAG includes:
- the mrpl35 gene encoding 39S ribosomal protein L35, mitochondrial, which translates into the protein MAAALARRMSGLLRPLSASLCAKTPQVCQLSTLIQTPPLYGSAAAAVCAPLRAAVCQTPRYNILQRVSALIPSLTQQPSRSLTYISLKKGKRKSVKSATERFMRLHCGLWIRRKAGYKKKLWKKKPARRKRLREHVFCNKTQSMLLDKMTTSFWKRRNWYVNDPYLKYHNRVNLKL